The following proteins are co-located in the Triticum aestivum cultivar Chinese Spring chromosome 1A, IWGSC CS RefSeq v2.1, whole genome shotgun sequence genome:
- the LOC123187090 gene encoding E3 ubiquitin-protein ligase XB3 isoform X1, whose product MGHGVSCARTGDEHDFFRAAQLGDLDALGALLAADASLARRATLYDRLSPLHIAAANGRLEALSMFLDRGAQLDAVDRHKQVRDPIRNLTSFFSSSSPTSSFKISPCLVLQTPLMLAAMHGKIGCVVKLLQAGANILMFDSVHARTCLHHAAYYGHVDCLDAILSTARTTPVAGSWGFARFVNVRDDHGATPLHLAARQGRPGCVQVLLENGAIVSALTGSYGFLGSTSLHLAARSGDLDCIRKLLAWGADRLQRDSAGRIPYVVAQKRNHGACAALLNPSSAEPMVWPSPLKFISELDPEAKALLEAALTEANREREKKILKDAKCSPQSPLQYDDDHIDDDMFSEVSDTELCCICFDQACTIEVQDCGHQMCAPCTLALCCHNKPNPATLTLPSPACPFCRGSISRLVVAQTRTADGGDPDRPASPQLAHRRSRRSHNLSEGSSSFKGLSSAISKIARGSSRMVESGDSAAVDKPEHDP is encoded by the exons ATGGGGCACGGGGTGAGCTGCGCGCGCACCGGCGACGAGCACGACTTCTTCCGCGCGGCGCAGCTCGGGGACCTCGACGCCCTGGGCGCGCTCCTCGCCGCCGACGCCTCTCTCGCCCGCCGCGCCACGCTCTACGACCGCCTCTCCCCGCTCCACATCGCCGCCGCCAATGGCCGCCTCGAG GCGCTCTCCATGTTCTTGGATCGCGGGGCGCAGCTGGACGCCGTGGATCGGCACAAGCAGGTGCGAGATCCCATTCGAAATCTcacctctttcttttcttcttcttctccaacaaGCTCCTTCAAAATCTCACCCTGTCTTGTCCTGCAGACTCCCCTGATGCTCGCCGCGATGCACGGCAAGATCGGCTGCGTGGTGAAGCTCCTCCAGGCCGGCGCAAAC ATCTTGATGTTCGACTCGGTGCACGCGCGGACCTGCCTCCACCACGCGGCCTACTACGGCCACGTCGACTGCCTGGACGCCATCCTCTCCACGGCGCGGACCACGCCGGTGGCCGGCTCATG GGGGTTCGCCCGGTTCGTCAACGTCCGGGACGACCACGGCGCGACGCCGCTGCACCTCGCGGCCAGGCAGGGCCGGCCGGGCTGCGTGCAGGTGCTGCTGGAGAACGGCGCCATCGTGTCGGCATTGACCGGATCATATGG CTTCCTTGGTAGCACGTCGTTGCATCTGGCCGCTCGCAGCGGGGACTTGGATTGCATCCGGAAGCTGCTCGCGTGGGGAGCCGATCGGCTCCAAAGGGACTCTGCTGG GAGAATTCCCTATGTGGTGGCGCAGAAGCGCAACCATGGAGCATGCGCAGCACTGCTGAACCCTTCTTCGGCGGAGCCCATGGTCTGGCCGTCCCCGCTGAAGTTCATCAGCGAGCTCGACCCGGAAGCCAAGGCTCTGCTGGAAGCGGCCCTGACGGAAGCCAacagggagagggagaagaagatCTTGAAGGACGCAAAGTGCTCGCCGCAGTCCCCTTTGCAATACGACGATGATCACATCGACGACGACATGTTCTCGGAG GTGAGCGACACGGAGCTGTGCTGCATCTGCTTCGACCAGGCGTGCACCATCGAGGTGCAGGACTGCGGGCACCAGATGTGCGCGCCGTGCACGCTGGCGCTGTGCTGCCACAACAAGCCCAACCCGGCGACCCTCACCCTGCCCTCGCCGGCCTGCCCGTTCTGCCGCGGCAGCATCTCGCGGCTGGTGGTGGCGCAGACCCGGACAGCAGACGGCGGCGACCCCGACAGGCCAGCCTCCCCGCAGCTCGCGCACCGGCGGTCCCGGCGCTCTCACAACCTCAGTGagggcagcagcagcttcaagggGCTGTCCTCGGCCATCTCCAAGATCGCCCGCGGCTCGAGCCGGATGGTCGAGAGCGGCGACAGCGCTGCGGTGGACAAGCCCGAGCACGATCCATGA
- the LOC123187090 gene encoding E3 ubiquitin-protein ligase XB3 isoform X2, giving the protein MGHGVSCARTGDEHDFFRAAQLGDLDALGALLAADASLARRATLYDRLSPLHIAAANGRLEALSMFLDRGAQLDAVDRHKQTPLMLAAMHGKIGCVVKLLQAGANILMFDSVHARTCLHHAAYYGHVDCLDAILSTARTTPVAGSWGFARFVNVRDDHGATPLHLAARQGRPGCVQVLLENGAIVSALTGSYGFLGSTSLHLAARSGDLDCIRKLLAWGADRLQRDSAGRIPYVVAQKRNHGACAALLNPSSAEPMVWPSPLKFISELDPEAKALLEAALTEANREREKKILKDAKCSPQSPLQYDDDHIDDDMFSEVSDTELCCICFDQACTIEVQDCGHQMCAPCTLALCCHNKPNPATLTLPSPACPFCRGSISRLVVAQTRTADGGDPDRPASPQLAHRRSRRSHNLSEGSSSFKGLSSAISKIARGSSRMVESGDSAAVDKPEHDP; this is encoded by the exons ATGGGGCACGGGGTGAGCTGCGCGCGCACCGGCGACGAGCACGACTTCTTCCGCGCGGCGCAGCTCGGGGACCTCGACGCCCTGGGCGCGCTCCTCGCCGCCGACGCCTCTCTCGCCCGCCGCGCCACGCTCTACGACCGCCTCTCCCCGCTCCACATCGCCGCCGCCAATGGCCGCCTCGAG GCGCTCTCCATGTTCTTGGATCGCGGGGCGCAGCTGGACGCCGTGGATCGGCACAAGCAG ACTCCCCTGATGCTCGCCGCGATGCACGGCAAGATCGGCTGCGTGGTGAAGCTCCTCCAGGCCGGCGCAAAC ATCTTGATGTTCGACTCGGTGCACGCGCGGACCTGCCTCCACCACGCGGCCTACTACGGCCACGTCGACTGCCTGGACGCCATCCTCTCCACGGCGCGGACCACGCCGGTGGCCGGCTCATG GGGGTTCGCCCGGTTCGTCAACGTCCGGGACGACCACGGCGCGACGCCGCTGCACCTCGCGGCCAGGCAGGGCCGGCCGGGCTGCGTGCAGGTGCTGCTGGAGAACGGCGCCATCGTGTCGGCATTGACCGGATCATATGG CTTCCTTGGTAGCACGTCGTTGCATCTGGCCGCTCGCAGCGGGGACTTGGATTGCATCCGGAAGCTGCTCGCGTGGGGAGCCGATCGGCTCCAAAGGGACTCTGCTGG GAGAATTCCCTATGTGGTGGCGCAGAAGCGCAACCATGGAGCATGCGCAGCACTGCTGAACCCTTCTTCGGCGGAGCCCATGGTCTGGCCGTCCCCGCTGAAGTTCATCAGCGAGCTCGACCCGGAAGCCAAGGCTCTGCTGGAAGCGGCCCTGACGGAAGCCAacagggagagggagaagaagatCTTGAAGGACGCAAAGTGCTCGCCGCAGTCCCCTTTGCAATACGACGATGATCACATCGACGACGACATGTTCTCGGAG GTGAGCGACACGGAGCTGTGCTGCATCTGCTTCGACCAGGCGTGCACCATCGAGGTGCAGGACTGCGGGCACCAGATGTGCGCGCCGTGCACGCTGGCGCTGTGCTGCCACAACAAGCCCAACCCGGCGACCCTCACCCTGCCCTCGCCGGCCTGCCCGTTCTGCCGCGGCAGCATCTCGCGGCTGGTGGTGGCGCAGACCCGGACAGCAGACGGCGGCGACCCCGACAGGCCAGCCTCCCCGCAGCTCGCGCACCGGCGGTCCCGGCGCTCTCACAACCTCAGTGagggcagcagcagcttcaagggGCTGTCCTCGGCCATCTCCAAGATCGCCCGCGGCTCGAGCCGGATGGTCGAGAGCGGCGACAGCGCTGCGGTGGACAAGCCCGAGCACGATCCATGA